Genomic window (Zymoseptoria tritici IPO323 chromosome 1, whole genome shotgun sequence):
GATATCGCCGACACTAGAAACATGTCAGCAGTCACCCCTTCACTTCAGCAGGATCTCCACATACGACGTCCCTCCAGTGCCATTGCCCAGCGGACCCAAAACCTCATCGATGAGATTCGACTGTATCACCTCCAGAGCATTCATCTGCTGTCCCACTCCATAGGTCCCATCATACCCGCCTTCATACCACCTCGTACCACACTTTGTCCCTGTCTCACCGCCAGTACACTGCGCCGCCGCAGCCTGAGCAGAAATTCGCATCAGCAGCATGACAATCTCGTACATCCACGGTGCGACTTTCGTCGACGCAGTCATCCACCGGGAGAGGTAGGCCTTGAAAGACGTCTGGTCCACATTACAATTCGCACTCGGCTCGCACGCCACCTCGAACATGATCTGGGAGTCTTCATAGAAAAAGGTGCGCTGAGCGGCTTCCAGTAAACCACGGGCGTGTCTCTCCCACTTCGCctgctcttcgccttcggtCTGGTTCCACATGACGGCAGTCCCCAGGAGGTATACACCAACATTGTACGACCACTGGATATGGTTGTAGTCGGTACAGTTGAGTGTGTCGTCGGATCCATCATAGACACCGAAGTTTGAGTTGTCGATCAGACCAACGTTGAAAGTCCAGTCGTACGCTTTAGCAGCCCATTCAAGGTATGTCGTGTTACCGGTGTACATTCCAAGGCGTGCGGCTAGGTTGAAGAAGCAGCCGTTCGTGATGGAATTCTTGTAAGAGTACCCGTTGTTGAAAGCGAAGATTTGCCATTTCAGACCGCCGCCACACGTCTCCGTGTTCCAGCGAGGGTATTGTGTGTTGAAGACGCCCTGACGAGGATCGTCAGTCAGTCTTGTCGACCAGCTTTCAGCCTTCGAAAACATACCTGTGCTAACGCCAGCCATTGCGGTTGATCTTCAGGCGGATTTGGAAAGTTGACTTCCGCTGCAGTCATCGCAGTCAAGGCCCAAAAGGCCTGATCATCGTTTCCTGTCTACATTAGCATTGAGAAGATAATCACCGTTCGCATGCTCGATACCCAACGACTTGGTATGATTGGGCTCCATAAAGTCTCTGTTGGGTCCCACCTGAAAGGTGATGCCCTGGGTCGTGATCTCATTATATGTGTCATCGCCGGTATAGTACCAATAATCGATCAGAGAACCAAACATTGCGCCTGCAGCCCACCAGTAGTACGGATCAGGTAACATGCCCGGAGATTGGCCCGTCTCATTGCCAGAATACCAATCGACCAGATCCCAGGCCACAGTCTTCGCTGCAGCTTTGATGGATTCGGGATCGTCGACATCGAGCTCTATGGCTTGGACAGATTCGAGCAAAGCGACCAGCAATAGTCGGGGCCTCATCTTTGGGTCGCGCAGGGGGTTGTCGTATGGAGTATTAACAAGAGACACCTAAAGAACTGAAAGAGAGGAACAGCAACGACTTCAGGAGTCTTGAGTGCTTACGACGactttcctacctaagaaCCAGCTAAGCATTCGCTGCTATGATGAGTATAGTGGTTCAAACGAGCCTCAGCGCTCGGCTGCCAATATAAGCTTGGAAAATAGCAGTGAAGTGGAACAGCGCAGGCGGAGTGGCAGTGCAACGCAGAGCGCCCAGCAGCGACAGACTGCGTCTCCTGTGGACTTACTCCCTCGTTGTCTGAGTCGGTCCGCTCGGACCGTCCGTCGCAGTGGTGTTAGTCTAGCTGCGAAGGACGAGAGTGGGCAATATTGCGGCCCTTCATGTAGTCATGCCGCGTAGACACAAGGTATATCGCCCGGGGAGCGGTGGATGTGAAGACGATCGATCGGGTTGGTGCATGCCAATGTTGTTTGCCGCGCCGGCTCAGCAGTTGGCGCGCGGCAATGACCACGACTCAAGAATGTCTTCCGCGGAGCATAGATAAATGCAAGCAGAGCATGGACACATCTCGGTCGCCTTGGGCGCTGCACGACGTGCGCAGCGTTTCGAGATCAAAGCTCGGGGTATGCATTTGACGAGTGaggtcgaagaaggagagttTGATTCACGATCTCACGCCCGCTTGTATGCAGAGTCTTGGCGCAAGATCTGAGATGCAAGGGACAGAACAACGTCTTTCAGCACATCAACAAGTCACTGCGTCTGCTAAGGACACATTTTATACGTCTTCCTACGCCGCTGAGAAATAATGTTCTTGCTGTAAGCTCTTTGAGGGCTTAGCTTGAGCAACTGTCTCGCCGCAAAAGACAGGAGCCTTCCTTGGGGTATAGCATATATTCTCTACTCGTAGTAACCCGGGAAGAGCCATGTGAGCTTTTCCTTTGCCTCCTTACCTCGTCCAGCCGGTGCAGTCATGCTACCAGCAAACTTCGTCTGTCCCTCCAAGTGCTTCGCAAGGACGACATCGCTATGCTGCTCATTGCTCAACTCATCCAGCACACTCCCGACGAAGCGTCTCGCATTCTCGGCATTGGCCTTCATGTGTCCCATAACCATCTCGACCGTCACGTCGCCCTCGGCCTCGTGCCAGCAGTCATAATCCGTGCTCATGCAAATCATCTGGTATGCgatctccgcctccttcgcAAGCTTGGCCTCTGGCAGAGCAGACATGTTGATGACCGTGCCTCCCCATGCTCGGTACATGTTGCTTTCGGCTCGTGTTGAGAATTGAGGTCCTTCCATGCAGACCACAGTTCCCTTGTCGTGCAGTCGCACACCCTCACCACTCAGGCTGTGTCCGCAGCGACGCACAATCTCGCCGACCTTCGCATCGAAAGGATCCGCAAAACCGACATGACCGACCATACCGccctcgaagaaggtgaaTGGACGGATGCCCTTGGTGCGGTCGATGATCTGGTCTGGAACGACAAAGTCTCTGGGCTTGACCTCCTCTTGCAGACTACCCACTGCTGAAAAAGCAATGATAGTCCTCACGCCAATCTTTCGTAGAGCTGCAATGTTGGCCCGAGCTGGGACCTCATGGGGTGCGATTTCGTGGTGCAGTCCATggcgggagaggaaggcCACGGCAATCGGCTTGCCCGTCGAGGGCGacgggtggtggaggatcGAGATCGGGGAAGAAGGAGTGCCCCATGGTGTCGTTGGCTTGAGTGTCGCGACGTGTGTGAAGTTTGGGAGAGATTGGAGACCAGTCCCGCCGATCACAGCGATTGAGACTGGTTCTGCGTCGCTGATGTTAGCCGCGTGAACATGAGAAAGGATACAGGCAGCTGGTACCGTCGTAACTATCCGCAACGTTTGACATCTTGCGGAATCCTATGTGTATATTTCGTGAAAGTCGCAAAGGAAGTCGTGCTATGAAGCTCATGAACTTTTTGAAAGTCAGTGGAGGGGAGCTTTTATTTTGAGACCCTCGATGGCGTCAATTCACGATCAAGGCCCACGTGCAAAATGCTGCTCGACCGTGGTTCGAAAGTGTTTAGCTGGCGATATCTATGGGAAACGTGGCGCACTGGTGTCCTCTAGTCACAGAGTGTCCTTCAACACGGTCAAGCCGAAGGACTGTCAGCACAGTGAACTGGAGAGCTGTTGTTTTGCACATCAACGACATGAAGCTGTCCACTTGTATAGGCAGTATGCTTGATCGAGTGTTCCGTATTCCATGTGCAGCGCTGTATGCCAATCATTCAATCGTGAAAGATAACGCCGTATGCTTGATGCTCATGCCAACCCGCGCAGTCTATAACCATTCTCTCCACCAGCCCTTCTCTTTGTGTTTCTTCTCGCCCGGCAGCTTCGCCTCCATGATCTCCGCCATAGTGAGATTGTTCCACATGTCCATGGGCAACCATCCTATCCTCGCACGATCTCCGAATCCTCCCAGCCAGTAGACGTGGTCCACCACCAGTTGAACGTACTTCGCGCTATGAATTGGATTTCCAGGTTGCCACAACGCACTGTCCGGGTGCGACCGCATAAAGCACTCCTGTATCGAgagctcctccatcttctcctgCGAGACTGGCTCGAGGTGTCCATGTAACGACATGCGTGGCAAGGCGACAGGTGTGTGAGGTGTAGAgaagtcgtcgtcatcgtcggaCCACATCGAGTAAGTCATCTTCCGCTGCGGCCACCATCGTATACTTAGACTGATGTTGGAGCCGGCGTTGTAGTTCCTGTACGGTGTGGCAACACTGAGGCTGAGAAAGACTGGACTCCCAGGATCGCAATCCGCATAGTACTCCATCAATCCGATCGGAGAGCCAGCTACAGCTGAGGGGCGGTTCTCAAGAGTCTCGACACCATCTTGCTGGTCTCCTTCCGAAAAAGCAGTCACGAGATCACCAAGATTTGTAAGGTGTAGTATCTTTCTGGCCATCGCAGTAGACTCTCGCCATGTCGGTATGCGGAAGTCATTGTTATGAACGGGCGGATTCGACAAGATCTGCTGAGGCTGCGCATGAGGCACAGATTTCGCCGACGCTCCAGCCAGAAGCCCAGCAACAATTGCGTGTAGTCTCATGGCGGTAGTGTgtgggaggaagatgaggcgTAAGAGCTTCCAGGTTGTTGATGATCCCATCACCTCACTCATCGAGGGCACGTCTCACGTGATGCCAAGACTAACGGTCTGAATTTGGATTGCACACCCACCTCGCTCCTTCCGCTCTGCTCAGCGACCAACACCTCTACAACGACGAAGTCATCACCCAGCGAAGTGTGAGTTGTcccatcatctccatcacaCCATACCACGATACCTCAAATCCACGAGTCGCTCCAACACCGCGCACAGCACGACTGACATCTCATTCGCCACCGCAGTAACCGAAACTCGCCAAACCGCAATCATGGGAAAAGTCCACGGATCCCTCGCGCGTGCCGGAAAGGTCAAGGCTCAGACACCAAAGGTACGGAAGCATCACGGACAGACACTCGAGATGGGACATGAGCACAGAATCTGACAGGACATTTCATCACACAGGTCGAGCCtcaggagaagaagaagacccCCAAGGGCCGCGCCAAGAAGCGCCTCACATACGTCCGCCGCTTCGTCAACGTCACCATGACCGGCggcaagaggaagatgaaCCCCAACCCAGGCGCGGCATAGATGGAATGAGCGAAGATGGAATGAGGATTGGGGAGTGGGCGACGGCAATACACGGAAACGAAACGATCGGCGGATGAGATTTGCGGTGGACAATCGTGACAATCGGCGTTGTGGAGCTTCTTTCTGTGGCAGGATGTCTCGAGAGTGCGCCTTTGGGATGGAACAGATTCTACGGCTGCTTGAAGATGGGACCCGCCATTTCTTTCACGAAACGGAGGGAACGGCTTATGTATCGGCTGTGGCTATATCCCAGTCACTCGAATTGCAGACGCTTCTCCACAACCAATGTTTCAAGCGAAGTGATGACAGTGTTGGTCAAGGTCTTGATCATGGTCAAAAAGGACAACCTATGATACAAGGGAACAAGTGCAAGTTTTCACTGTGGCATTGAATGTCTACTGACAAACGACAAGGTCACCAATTCCTTCACGCTTTGAGCGCCAGACACCACCATCGCCATGAACGCCGCCGACCAAGAACACCAGACGCCTCCCAAGAGCTACGCCGACTTGTTCTTCGCAGCCCGCTTCATCTCTTCCTCGCGCTTCTCCATCTCGCGCAGCTTCTGCTTCGACTTCTCCACCTCGGGACTCACCTCCTGCACATCAGGAGCACCCTCAATCGTCTTCACCGGCGTCTCTGGAGGCTCCTCCCTCGCAGCCTTCCGCGCGGTCCTCAAAAAGAGGGTCTGGCCCTTTGGGATGGTTGTGTACAAGAGTGCATCAAACGATGACTCCGACGTCTTCACCACATCCTTCTCGTTGATCGCAAAGATCTGTGTCACACCAGACTCCGTCTCATCGCTGTCGGCGTCATCGTCGCCGATAGCCCGATAGCCGCGCTGTGCTTGCCTCGGCAGGCGCGGTGGGCCCATGGCAGAATTACCACCTTGCTGACggtcgacgacttcgacttcccCAGAAACCACATCTTTGCCCAAGTACTCGTGAATTGGCGTGACCGTTGGGTCGATGGAGTCGTTCACCGCGTGGCCCATCTGCGTCAGCTCGGCCGTGGCATTGCCCTGCTTGTTtctcgccttcgactttttcttcttcttcttgggctTGGATTCTCCGTCGCCGGGAGATGAACCTGCAGCGGGGAATGGATCAATACCCAAGTCTGAGATGCCCAGGCCAGGTACTGACTCGCTCATGTTTGCGTCCTGCTGCTCGTGCGCATGATCTGACTTGGTGTCAGCGGCAGCCGTGGCTCCAACACCCTCGTTCAGCGTGATAGACGGCACATCGTCTGGAGTGGCCTCATTTGGCTTCTTCGTTGACTTGGGCGACTGGCCCAAGCCGAGGTACGCCTTCATAGTTCCAATCACCCCACGAGCCGGAGATGCTGGTGCAGAAACGGAGTCGTCCTTGGGAGTGGAGATTTGTGCCTTCTCTTCCTGCAATTTGGCCTTGCCAGCGCTCTTGCTGGTCTTGTTATTCTCCGTATTATCCTTCATGGTGTTGAGGACTCCACCACCCTTCTCGACAGGCTGATCAGCAGCGCCAGACTTATCCGACTTCTGCTCAATCTTCACCTCAGCGAATGACTGAAGCTTCTGTGACGAATGAGTCTCAGTTGTGGCGCTCACGCTCCTGCTGTTCTCGCTCAATGTGGTCATGGCCAGAGATCGACCGCGCACACTGCCTCCCTTCTTGGgcaacttcttcttgtttggcTTTGAAAACAAGCTTAGTGACTCGGTCTTCGCGGgacccttctccttcaactccttcttgagctgcttcttcgacttgACCTCAGGAGTCGGATCTCCGATCATGGGAGTACTCGGAGCGGTGACAAATCCTGCGGCAGAGTCTTCCAGAGCGGAGGACTGCGAGATTGTGCGCTGCAGGTCATCGGCTTGAGTCGATATCTTCGAAGCCACTTCTGCAGGGTCGCCACCGGCTTTGCTCAAGCTTGGAGTGCTACGCGAGGCCAAAGCCTGCGCAGAAGGGACTGCGACCGCTGTAGAGTGCTTGCGGACTTCTGACAGAGCAGCTTTGGGCGTATCTGGAGAAGCGGAGCGTGACACGGCCTGcttgtcgcccttctccGATTGAGCGGACTTGGCGTCATCTGCATCGTCGACAGTCTTGGGTGATACCGGCTCGACTTGTGCTGGTGATCCAGGAGAGGTCTCATTGTTAGCTTCcggatgaggagaagctTGAAGCTCAAAGACTTCAGTTGTTGCTGAACAAGCATTGTCCGTCGAGCCCGAGGGTGCAGCGTCTGTCTCCAAGGTCTTGGAGATGTCTGCAGCTGGCTGGTCGTTTGGAGTGAAGACTGAGTTGTCGACTCCAGGGGTCTCCGCCTTGCTATCGAGAGTGTCGTTGATATCTTCAGACATCGACGTAGTCTTTGACCCGGGAGATGGCGGAGCAGGAGCGACTTCAGTGGACGTCTTCTCGACGTTGCTCGTCTTGACTTCGTTATCGAATGTAATCTCTGCTTTATGCTGCTGCACAGTCGCAGCATCGTCATCCTCGACAGCCTTGACGTCTGCAAGCTCAGATCGCTCCGAGGAGAATTCAGGAACAGCATTGATGTCTTGCGTCTTCGCATCGTTCGAGATATGCGGAGTGTCGCTGTGTGCAGCGGCAGTCTCGCCGGCAGATTTGATGACTGACCCCTCCTTCTTGTTACCCTCACCCTTCTCGCTCATGGAGGTGATCTTTGCCAATTCGGCGTTGCCAACAGCGTCTGCGACCGGCGTTGCTTCAGCAGTAGTGGCGTCGATAGCTGGCAGAGAATTCTTCGACTCGGCAGCCTTGTGGAGGATAACCTCGCTCGGTCCAGAATCCTTTCTATCCGCTTTGCTGTTGCCGGTCTTCTTGCCGGTCTTCTGATTCTTGCTCTTGTGCTTCTTGATAGTTCCACCATGCGGAGCTGGGTTCGAAGCGACGACACCACCGGAAAGAGCATCGGCGCCCAGTTCTGCTGGCGCATCAGAGTCGAATGCAGGACGCGGAGCATCAGATAGATGGCGGTCTTGATGATGATCCGCGAAGCCTGGAGGTGCGGAGATGGCAGATGGGCCAAGGACGGGCATGTTGTACCCATGGTTATGCGAAAGCTTGCGGGCGATGAACCTACGATCAGGATCGTAGTGATTTTGAGCGTTCTCAACCATGAAGTGAGGTCCACCAATCCAGGATCCATGGCGCTGGCTGAGTGCACGACGCGCACTGTCGACATCCGAGAGGCGGACATGGAACATTTGAAAGTGCTCCTGCGCCGGGTGCTGAGAAGTGTACTGTGCTTTACTGTAGATGTCGACCACTTCGCCGAATTGAGCAAACCATGCTCCAACATCTGCAAGTGACGTAGTGACTGGGACACCAAAGACGATGAGCTGGTTTGCAGAAGTGCAGTCCGTCCCAATGGCGTACTTGGTGCAGCCGCACGGGACGTACGACTCGAAAGTAGACGGCCGGCGGTGATGTTGAGGATGGTCGCTGGTGACTTGATTGACGCCGCTGTATGGAGCCACATTCGCGGGATAGACATCGTCAGTCGTGAAGCGGGTCACATTCTGACGTGCCGAAAACTTAGACCCGGTGGCAGTCGGGTTGGCATTCTCGTCGCGTAGGTGTTGATGCTGCGTCGTGGAACGTGTAAACGCTTGGTGTGGCGAGTTGAAACGGCTCTTATCTTCTGCAGAGTCGTATGGGTTGAAGAGCTCCTGGACATGTGGCGGGCGATAAGTGTTGCCCTGCCCGAAGCTACCATTCTTGCCACGCTTGCCCTTGAAACGGCCTGCTTGCCCACGATAGCTGTTATAGCCGCGAGTGGACATGACGCTATCGCGACGCTGGTCATCTGGATATCCAGCCCAATCCGCCAAGTACTGCGGGTTGCTGAAGGTCCTGGACTCAGCTGGGAGGTTGCTACGATCACCAAACGGAGGCGGAGCGTGGGGCTTCTTCTGGCCTTGGGTGGACGCTGGATATCCGATGAAGCCGGTCGGTGCATGCTGCGGATGCTGCGTGTATGGTGGGTACACCGCCTGTCCATTGTCAAACTGATGGTATGGAGAATCTGCGTAGTTCTGAGGGTGCATTGGGGGTCCAATTTCCGCATACGCAGGAACGAACGGTGCTGGATATCCACGTGGCTGGAATGCTGGACCTGGAGGTGCATTCGGCGCAGCACGTGGCATCTCGGCAGACTGCGTTTGATTCTGCTGTGGGTGAAAACGCGCATCTTGAGGGCTGTACGCTTGGTGTGGTGGTGCGTAGCCGCTGGAAGTGTTGCGCATCGCAGGTGAAGGCTGCTGTGGAGCGCGCTGGTGAATTGTAGGGTGCGGCGGCTCGACGGTATGCGGAACATTGCTGCTGAAGTTGCGCTCTTGTGGTGTTGCAGTCGGTGCTTGAGTCGATGGCATGTTGATGGGGGAGCTCTTGGGCTCGATGGAGGCCACGACTGAGTCGTTTGGTTCGGCCTTGAAGCGCTTCGGCTGTCCGGGTGGGAAGAACGTCGCCGACGACTCGACTGCTGTATCAGGAGGCGAGGCGGTCTTGGGACGCGAGGTCTGTGAGATCTTGCGTTGGTACTCGAGCGACTGCTCGGGTGGCGCAACCTTTCCTTGAATATCCTGAACGACATGTCCAAGCAACTTCTCGCCATGCATGGCGAGCTCCAATTCGCTGAAAAAGGTCAAGGGCTTGCAGCCAGGGTCGAGGACGAACCGCCTCATGCCGGGATCGTTCAGCAAATTTTGGTTCGCCTCGATCCACTTGGTGGAGATCTGCGGCACGCGGTCATATTGATTGAAGACCGCCAGACAGTGCCACACTTGCTTCAAGAACTTGAAACCGTTGCCATCTCCGTTCGCGCCGCCTTGCATCCGAATCTCGCGCTCAGAAAAGAACTTACGCAGAAatgtctcttcctccgccttgGTGCCGTTGGCTGGGAAGTCGAATGGCATGATCGACTTCCACCGCATCTCATCAGAGAAGTACAGTTTGTTGCAGTAGGGCTCAATGTCCTTGAAGCGGTCACTCGAGACGATGACGGGCTCCATCAAGTCGATGTCGGCGTCGGTCGCCATATTGGGTGGTCGTCAATGTGAGGCGCCGCTGCCGGGGAAGTTGTTGTCCAAGGCAATCCAAGTGGTGAAGTGATGCAGGTGAGATGATGCGCTGCGCTGCGCAAGAGGTGTCGGACGAGTGCTGATACAAGTGCAGCGAGCGCGTGAAAAGAGCGTGCAGGAGCAGATGTAACGATGTTGGTGGTAAAAGAGGGGATGTTTCGAGGTGGTGGTAGAgagtggagaggagaagtGGGTGAGGATGAGAATTGCTGAAGTTCAaaatcgaagaagaagtcggtgGTGCGAGGGGTGACGAGTTGAGATTTTAGCCGAGAGTGCGCGGTGAAGTGCAAGAAGGAAGATGCGACTGCCTTCCAAGTGCAAACGCAGGTGAGGGGGCGGGGTGGAAACGCCGCCGtttgtcgatgatggtgcTTGCTTGCTGCATGAACAATGAAAGCAGAGACAGAAGACAGAAGACAGGAGATGGTAGAAACGAGTGCTTACAGTGATTGAACGATCGAGTCCGTCTTTGACAATGCATATGATAGACAGGTCTCTCGCGCGCAGCTGAAACCATATGCCACCTTGCCACGAGCTTCCAGATGCTCAATGCTCATCTCTGTTTGGCATGTGCTTACCCGAGATAGGGTCACTACAATGCCGTTGTCTGCCACTCACTCAAATGCTGCTGGGACCGTGTCCTTTTGCAGCTCCATATCACCTCGCTGACTTCAGAGCGGAGTGTCACATGCTAAACCACCTTCCCACCTGTACTGTACAGCCATCACAAATCCTACCTCAACACTGCACCCtacttctccgcctccttgGGCAAGGTCTTCACCAGCTTCAGAATCTCACTTTCATTCTCACCGACAACTGCGCAATAACTGTCAGCCTTTCCAATCCTGTAAGGCAGGCTCCCTACATGTCCCTTGATGCTTACCTGCTCTGCCGTTGTTCCAATCAACCGTGATTGGCCGTTGGAAGGCGCTTTGATCTTGTCTGAATTTCCGCATCGCATCCGTGGTGCCCGTCGCATCGCGGATGACAGTACCTGCGCTTGAGGGTCCGAGGAACTCCAAGATGCTGTTCACTTGGTCCTCTGTTGGCGGCTCCTCTTGGATTTCTTTCCGCTCTGTCAGCCGGTGTCTACTCGTTCCAACTTTTGACGACCCTTTCTCATTGCGACTCTCCACCATCAGAAATTGCCGTACCTAGCTCAAAGTCCGTTCGTCCAAGTTTGCTCTGGGTCGAGTGGTCGCTCGCTTGGTCTTGAG
Coding sequences:
- the MgDCW2 gene encoding putative mannan endo-1,6-alpha-mannosidase (Mannan Endo-1,6-Alpha-Mannosidase (Signal P secreted) (Glycosyl Hydrolase Family 76)); protein product: MRPRLLLVALLESVQAIELDVDDPESIKAAAKTVAWDLVDWYSGNETGQSPGMLPDPYYWWAAGAMFGSLIDYWYYTGDDTYNEITTQGITFQVGPNRDFMEPNHTKSLGNDDQAFWALTAMTAAEVNFPNPPEDQPQWLALAQGVFNTQYPRWNTETCGGGLKWQIFAFNNGYSYKNSITNGCFFNLAARLGMYTGNTTYLEWAAKAYDWTFNVGLIDNSNFGVYDGSDDTLNCTDYNHIQWSYNVGVYLLGTAVMWNQTEGEEQAKWERHARGLLEAAQRTFFYEDSQIMFEVACEPSANCNVDQTSFKAYLSRWMTASTKVAPWMYEIVMLLMRISAQAAAAQCTGGETGTKCGTRWYEGGYDGTYGVGQQMNALEVIQSNLIDEVLGPLGNGTGGTSVGDINAGGRGYSAGGDNYGGTITTADRAGAGILTALVLAIFV
- a CDS encoding 40S ribosomal protein S30, with the protein product MGKVHGSLARAGKVKAQTPKVEPQEKKKTPKGRAKKRLTYVRRFVNVTMTGGKRKMNPNPGAA